A region of Pyxidicoccus parkwaysis DNA encodes the following proteins:
- the sdhB gene encoding succinate dehydrogenase iron-sulfur subunit, with amino-acid sequence MDTAQATAVTTKTITFRIWRQDDPNKPGHFDEFKVPYTKGANVISCLMEIQRNPVTVEGKKVAPVIWDAACLEEVCGSCAMNINGRVRMACSALVDKLEQPITLEPMSKFPVVRDLAVDRDRMFNALKRVKGWIPVDGTHNLGPGPRQSPKDQSVMYVLSTCITCGSCLEACPQVSQGNDFVGAAAISQARLFNMNPTGKMQSEERVRSLMGPGGIQDCGKAQNCVKVCPKEIPLTTSIAVMNREVTKLMIKDIFFKEEEQKSHGGPG; translated from the coding sequence ATGGACACTGCACAGGCAACCGCCGTCACCACGAAGACCATCACCTTCCGCATCTGGCGGCAGGATGATCCGAACAAGCCGGGTCACTTCGATGAGTTCAAGGTCCCCTATACGAAGGGCGCCAACGTCATCTCGTGCCTGATGGAGATCCAGCGCAACCCCGTCACCGTGGAGGGCAAGAAGGTTGCCCCGGTGATCTGGGACGCCGCGTGCCTCGAGGAGGTCTGCGGCAGCTGCGCGATGAACATCAACGGCCGCGTGCGCATGGCCTGCTCGGCGCTCGTCGACAAGCTGGAGCAGCCGATCACGCTGGAGCCGATGAGCAAGTTCCCCGTGGTCCGCGACCTCGCGGTGGACCGCGACCGGATGTTCAACGCGCTCAAGCGCGTGAAGGGCTGGATTCCGGTGGACGGCACCCACAACCTGGGGCCGGGTCCGCGTCAGTCTCCGAAGGACCAGTCGGTGATGTACGTGCTGTCCACGTGCATCACTTGCGGAAGCTGCCTGGAGGCGTGCCCGCAGGTGTCGCAGGGCAACGACTTCGTCGGCGCGGCGGCCATCAGCCAGGCCCGCCTGTTCAACATGAACCCGACGGGCAAGATGCAGTCCGAGGAGCGCGTCCGCTCGCTGATGGGCCCGGGCGGCATCCAGGACTGCGGCAAGGCGCAGAACTGCGTGAAGGTCTGCCCGAAGGAGATTCCGCTCACCACGTCCATCGCGGTGATGAACCGCGAGGTGACGAAGCTGATGATCAAGGACATCTTCTTCAAGGAAGAGGAGCAGAAGAGCCACGGCGGTCCGGGGTAG
- the sdhA gene encoding succinate dehydrogenase flavoprotein subunit, translating to MAAAARFTVVGGGLAGLMTTIKLAEAGHQVDVLSLVPVKRSHSVCAQGGINGAVNTKGEGDHPDIHVKDTLRGGDFLAEQTSVKGMCYAAPGIIYLLDRMGVTFNRTPEGLLDFRRFGGTLHHRTAFAGATTGQQLLYALDEQVRRYESEGKVTKYEYWEWLGTVKDEGGRVIGSVAVDLRTMEIRTFPAEAVCLATGGPGIVFGRSTNSIINTGTAAGRAFMEGAIYANGEFIQVHPTSIPGEDKLRLMSESVRGEGGRVWVPRKKGDTRNPRDIPESERFYFLEEKYPKYKNLVPRDVATREIFMVCRDLGMGIGGRDGVYLDVTHIPAKTLDAKIKGVMEIYEKFVGDDPRVTPMVIFPGMHYSMGGLYVRFEADPKTQTPAEGSPINQSTNIPGLYATGEADYAFHGANRLGANSLLSCIYSGMIGGPAMAAFAKNNATSAAAMPEKYFQDAKRYWEDRFATIKKMNGAENPYALARELGDIMTENCTVVRYNDRLKKTVEKIRELKTRWNNVNVLDTGNVANRALSYTNQLWNMLELGEVIATSALLRDESRGAHYKPEFSLPEPKSKDPREDPEWMALWKKRHEKWAKTTIAKHSEQGPQISYEEIPTPVLEPEPRWYA from the coding sequence ATGGCAGCAGCAGCGCGGTTCACGGTGGTGGGCGGCGGTCTCGCGGGGCTGATGACGACGATCAAGCTCGCCGAGGCGGGTCACCAGGTGGATGTGCTCTCGCTCGTCCCGGTCAAACGTTCCCACTCGGTTTGCGCCCAGGGCGGCATCAACGGTGCGGTGAACACCAAGGGCGAGGGTGACCATCCGGACATCCACGTGAAGGACACGCTGCGCGGCGGCGACTTCCTCGCGGAGCAGACGTCCGTGAAGGGCATGTGCTACGCGGCCCCCGGCATCATCTACCTGCTGGACCGCATGGGCGTGACGTTCAACCGCACGCCGGAAGGCCTGCTGGACTTCCGCCGCTTCGGCGGCACGCTCCATCACCGCACGGCCTTCGCGGGCGCCACCACCGGCCAGCAGCTGCTCTACGCGCTGGACGAGCAGGTTCGCCGCTACGAGTCCGAGGGCAAGGTCACCAAGTACGAGTACTGGGAGTGGCTCGGCACGGTGAAGGACGAGGGCGGGCGCGTCATCGGCAGCGTGGCCGTGGACCTGCGGACCATGGAGATCCGCACCTTCCCGGCCGAGGCCGTGTGCCTCGCCACCGGTGGCCCGGGCATCGTCTTCGGGCGCTCCACCAACTCCATCATCAACACCGGCACCGCCGCCGGCCGCGCCTTCATGGAGGGCGCCATCTACGCCAACGGCGAGTTCATCCAGGTGCACCCCACCTCCATTCCGGGTGAGGACAAGCTGCGCCTGATGAGCGAGTCCGTGCGTGGCGAGGGCGGCCGCGTCTGGGTGCCCCGGAAGAAGGGCGACACGCGCAACCCCCGGGACATCCCGGAGAGCGAGCGCTTCTACTTCCTGGAGGAGAAGTACCCCAAGTACAAGAACCTGGTGCCCCGCGACGTGGCCACGCGAGAGATCTTCATGGTCTGCCGCGACCTGGGCATGGGCATCGGTGGCAGGGACGGCGTGTACCTGGACGTCACGCACATCCCGGCCAAGACGCTGGACGCCAAGATCAAGGGCGTCATGGAGATCTACGAGAAGTTCGTGGGAGACGACCCGCGCGTCACGCCGATGGTCATCTTCCCGGGCATGCACTACTCCATGGGCGGCCTGTACGTGCGCTTCGAGGCGGACCCGAAGACGCAGACCCCCGCCGAGGGCAGCCCCATCAACCAGTCCACCAACATCCCCGGCCTGTACGCCACGGGTGAGGCGGACTACGCGTTCCACGGCGCGAACCGCCTGGGCGCCAACTCGCTCCTGTCCTGCATCTACTCGGGCATGATCGGCGGCCCGGCGATGGCGGCCTTCGCGAAGAACAACGCCACCAGCGCGGCGGCGATGCCGGAGAAGTACTTCCAGGACGCGAAGCGCTACTGGGAGGACCGGTTCGCCACCATCAAGAAGATGAACGGCGCGGAGAACCCCTACGCGCTGGCGCGCGAGCTGGGCGACATCATGACGGAGAACTGCACCGTCGTCCGGTACAACGACCGGCTGAAGAAGACGGTGGAGAAGATCCGCGAGCTGAAGACGCGCTGGAACAACGTCAACGTGCTGGACACGGGCAACGTGGCCAACCGCGCGCTGTCGTACACCAACCAGCTCTGGAACATGCTGGAGCTGGGCGAGGTCATCGCCACCAGCGCGCTGCTCCGCGACGAGAGCCGCGGCGCGCACTACAAGCCCGAGTTCTCGCTGCCGGAGCCGAAGTCGAAGGACCCGCGCGAGGATCCCGAGTGGATGGCGCTGTGGAAGAAGCGCCACGAGAAGTGGGCGAAGACGACCATCGCGAAGCACAGCGAGCAGGGCCCGCAGATCTCCTACGAGGAGATTCCCACGCCGGTCCTGGAGCCCGAGCCCCGCTGGTACGCCTGA
- the mdh gene encoding malate dehydrogenase has product MAQNRKKKIGLIGGGQIGGNLALLAIQKQLGDVVLYDIPAAEGMVKGKALDINQLSAVDGYSCRVTGTTDWKDVAGSDVIIITAGVPRKPGMSREDLLDINLKIMKDVAANIKQHAPNAFVINVANPLDAMVFALHKIAELPKNMVAGMAGVLDTSRFKCFVAEELGCSIRDVEALVLGGHGDDMVPLVRHSTVGGVPLTQLIAKDRLDAIIKRTREGGAELVALYKTGSAYFAPAASSIAMAESFLFDRKRVLPAAALLEGQYGINGYFFGAPVQIGAGGVEKVITVELDGDEKAQLEKSFQSVKKTVDSVKL; this is encoded by the coding sequence ATGGCTCAGAATCGCAAGAAGAAGATTGGCCTCATCGGCGGCGGCCAGATTGGCGGCAATCTGGCGCTGCTCGCCATCCAGAAGCAGCTGGGTGACGTGGTGCTCTACGACATCCCCGCGGCCGAGGGCATGGTCAAGGGCAAGGCGCTGGACATCAACCAGCTCTCCGCGGTGGACGGCTATTCCTGCCGCGTCACCGGCACCACGGACTGGAAGGACGTGGCCGGCTCGGACGTCATCATCATCACCGCCGGCGTGCCGCGGAAGCCGGGCATGTCCCGTGAGGACCTGCTCGACATCAACCTGAAGATCATGAAGGACGTGGCGGCCAACATCAAGCAGCACGCCCCCAACGCCTTCGTCATCAACGTGGCCAACCCGCTGGACGCGATGGTGTTCGCGCTCCACAAGATCGCCGAGCTGCCGAAGAACATGGTGGCGGGCATGGCGGGCGTGCTGGACACCAGCCGCTTCAAGTGCTTCGTGGCCGAGGAGCTGGGCTGCTCCATCCGCGACGTGGAGGCGCTGGTGCTCGGCGGCCACGGCGACGACATGGTCCCGCTGGTGCGCCACAGCACCGTGGGCGGCGTGCCCCTGACGCAGCTCATCGCCAAGGACCGGCTGGACGCCATCATCAAGCGCACCCGCGAGGGCGGCGCGGAGCTGGTGGCCCTGTACAAGACGGGCAGCGCGTACTTCGCCCCGGCCGCGTCCTCCATCGCCATGGCGGAGAGCTTCCTCTTCGACCGCAAGCGCGTGCTGCCGGCCGCGGCCCTGCTGGAGGGCCAGTACGGCATCAACGGCTACTTCTTCGGCGCCCCGGTGCAGATCGGCGCGGGCGGCGTGGAGAAGGTCATCACCGTGGAGCTCGACGGTGACGAGAAGGCCCAGCTCGAGAAGTCCTTCCAGTCGGTGAAGAAGACGGTCGACTCCGTCAAGCTGTAG
- the icd gene encoding NADP-dependent isocitrate dehydrogenase — MAPPTSGEKISLQNGKLSVPNNPIIPYIEGDGTGRDIWRASQAVFDAAVEKAYKGQKKIAWHEVLAGEKSFKAVNNWLPDETVEAFRTYLVGIKGPLTTPVGGGIRSLNVALRQLLDLYVCLRPVRYFKGVPSPVKTPEKVDMVIFRENTEDIYAGIEFEAGTPAAEKFLGLLKQEFPKEFGKIRFPSNIGLGVKPVSKEGSDRLIRAAIQYAVDHKRKSVTLVHKGNIMKYTEGAFRKWGYELAAREFGDKVYTWDQWEVTKAAKGEDAANAEQKAAVAAGKVIIKDSIADITLQQVLTRPDEFDVIATLNLNGDYLSDALAAQVGGIGIAPGGNINYVTGHAVFEATHGTAPKYADQDKVNPGSVILSGEMMFRHLGWHEAADLMIKGMDRAIANKTVTYDFARLMKQEGQSGVSEVKCSEFGQAIIKNM, encoded by the coding sequence ATGGCGCCCCCGACTTCCGGAGAGAAGATCTCCCTGCAGAACGGCAAGCTGTCCGTGCCGAACAACCCGATCATCCCCTACATCGAGGGCGATGGCACCGGCCGCGACATCTGGCGCGCATCCCAGGCGGTCTTCGACGCCGCCGTCGAGAAGGCCTACAAGGGCCAGAAGAAGATTGCCTGGCACGAGGTCCTCGCCGGCGAGAAGTCCTTCAAGGCGGTCAACAACTGGCTGCCCGACGAGACGGTCGAGGCCTTCCGCACGTACCTCGTCGGCATCAAGGGCCCGCTGACGACGCCGGTGGGCGGTGGCATCCGCTCGCTCAACGTGGCGCTGCGCCAGCTGCTGGACCTCTACGTCTGCCTGCGCCCCGTGCGCTACTTCAAGGGCGTCCCCAGCCCGGTGAAGACGCCGGAGAAGGTGGACATGGTCATCTTCCGTGAGAACACGGAGGACATCTACGCAGGCATCGAGTTCGAGGCCGGCACCCCCGCCGCCGAGAAGTTCCTGGGTCTGCTGAAGCAGGAGTTCCCGAAGGAGTTCGGGAAGATTCGCTTCCCCAGCAACATCGGCCTGGGCGTGAAGCCCGTGTCCAAGGAGGGCAGCGACCGCCTCATCCGCGCCGCCATCCAGTACGCGGTGGACCACAAGCGCAAGAGCGTCACGCTGGTCCACAAGGGCAACATCATGAAGTACACCGAGGGCGCCTTCCGCAAGTGGGGCTACGAGCTGGCCGCCCGCGAGTTCGGTGACAAGGTCTACACCTGGGACCAGTGGGAAGTGACGAAGGCGGCCAAGGGCGAGGACGCCGCCAACGCCGAGCAGAAGGCCGCCGTGGCCGCCGGCAAGGTCATCATCAAGGACTCCATCGCGGACATCACCCTGCAGCAGGTGCTCACGCGTCCCGACGAGTTCGACGTCATCGCCACGCTGAACCTCAACGGCGACTACCTGTCGGACGCGCTCGCGGCCCAGGTGGGCGGCATCGGCATCGCCCCGGGCGGCAACATCAACTACGTCACGGGCCACGCGGTGTTCGAGGCCACGCACGGCACCGCGCCGAAGTACGCGGACCAGGACAAGGTGAACCCGGGCTCGGTCATCCTCTCCGGTGAGATGATGTTCCGTCACCTGGGCTGGCACGAGGCCGCGGACCTGATGATCAAGGGCATGGACCGCGCCATCGCCAACAAGACGGTGACCTACGACTTCGCCCGCCTGATGAAGCAGGAGGGGCAGTCCGGAGTGTCCGAGGTGAAGTGCTCCGAGTTCGGTCAGGCCATCATCAAGAACATGTAG
- a CDS encoding sensor histidine kinase has translation MSAAVSTTGGAQSGAGFRQGGTGRGPSLELVDAPDHLRVDVAEVARAAVELLRATRRLHGVEVALELPEDAVPARVSSRRMQQVMLLLLAHAADAGNGQGVRLTVDEPDDFGDVGPRFQVVAPGASLSEREAQAVFLSPMLVGPLHRRLARARELVESVGGTLDVARGSGSGITVTVELPAPGLASW, from the coding sequence ATGAGTGCTGCGGTGAGCACGACGGGTGGGGCGCAGTCCGGAGCGGGATTCCGTCAGGGTGGAACGGGGCGTGGCCCCTCGCTGGAACTGGTGGACGCTCCGGACCACCTGCGGGTGGACGTGGCGGAGGTGGCGCGCGCGGCGGTGGAATTGCTGCGCGCCACGCGCCGGCTCCATGGAGTGGAAGTGGCGCTGGAGTTGCCGGAGGACGCCGTCCCCGCGCGCGTCAGCAGCCGGCGGATGCAGCAGGTGATGCTGCTCCTCCTGGCGCATGCCGCGGACGCGGGAAACGGGCAGGGCGTCCGGCTGACGGTGGACGAGCCGGATGACTTCGGCGACGTGGGCCCTCGCTTCCAGGTGGTGGCGCCGGGCGCGTCGCTCTCGGAGCGCGAGGCACAGGCCGTCTTCCTGTCGCCCATGCTGGTGGGGCCGCTGCACCGGCGCCTGGCTCGCGCTCGCGAGTTGGTGGAGTCCGTGGGTGGCACGCTGGATGTGGCGCGAGGCAGTGGCTCCGGTATCACTGTTACCGTTGAGCTTCCCGCTCCCGGTCTGGCGAGCTGGTAG
- a CDS encoding bifunctional 3-(3-hydroxy-phenyl)propionate/3-hydroxycinnamic acid hydroxylase — translation MAPETVDVIIVGCGPVGAMAANLLGQQGVRTLVIERESAPHGQPRAISVDDEAQRIFQYAGLVGDLAPGFHPCRRLKYLDDELRSLAEVDFTKVDQPFGHFVGAFFQQPRMEAALRRGMDRFPHVSLWLGHEVESFVQDEEGVTARVKEVSSEHAVTVHARYLLACDGAHSAIRHRLGLKLEGTTALEHSLAITVATASPEPDFTAYLCGPNRRGFIARTAHDEMRFEMNLAPDADLEAARRPESVLRLIAPYLDPATVKVRSANVYSYHSRLAEKWRVGRAFLLGDAAHLMPPFLGQGLCAGLRDAANLSWKLALVLGGAADASLLDTYEQERRAHVAEVIRSSDAMGRVMMTGGQVLARARNALIQMLYRMPVTGEFIRQYKMKPMMPLEQGFLVNARRAKKSAPEGTYFPQPRVSLPDGTTALLDDVLGEGFAVLTRPGASLEVQREARALAESLGARWLPVSAAERTGSIRAEGVVDVEGRLGAWFARHAADFVVLRPDRYVYGTAGGRESGHLHGSLRGRIRPLERRGHGRVRRAG, via the coding sequence ATGGCTCCAGAGACTGTTGATGTCATCATCGTCGGGTGTGGGCCTGTCGGAGCAATGGCGGCGAACCTCCTGGGGCAGCAAGGGGTACGCACCCTCGTCATCGAGCGGGAGTCGGCGCCCCACGGCCAGCCCCGAGCCATCAGCGTGGACGACGAGGCGCAGCGCATCTTCCAGTACGCCGGCCTCGTGGGGGACCTGGCGCCGGGCTTCCACCCGTGCCGCCGCCTCAAGTACCTGGACGACGAGCTGCGCTCGCTCGCGGAGGTGGACTTCACGAAGGTGGACCAGCCCTTCGGCCACTTCGTGGGTGCCTTCTTCCAGCAGCCGCGCATGGAGGCGGCGTTGCGCAGGGGCATGGACCGCTTTCCGCACGTCAGCCTCTGGCTCGGCCACGAGGTCGAGTCCTTCGTGCAGGACGAGGAGGGCGTGACGGCGCGGGTGAAGGAAGTCTCGAGCGAGCACGCGGTGACGGTGCACGCCCGCTACCTGCTGGCCTGCGACGGCGCGCACAGCGCCATCCGCCACCGGCTGGGGCTGAAGCTCGAGGGGACGACGGCGCTGGAGCACTCGCTCGCCATCACCGTGGCCACCGCGTCACCGGAGCCCGACTTCACCGCGTACCTCTGCGGGCCCAATCGCCGCGGCTTCATCGCCCGCACGGCGCACGACGAGATGCGCTTCGAAATGAACCTCGCGCCGGATGCGGACCTGGAGGCGGCGCGCCGGCCCGAGTCCGTCCTGCGCCTCATCGCGCCCTACCTGGACCCGGCGACGGTGAAGGTCCGTTCGGCCAACGTGTACTCGTACCACAGCCGCCTCGCCGAGAAGTGGCGCGTGGGCCGGGCGTTCCTGCTCGGCGACGCCGCGCACCTGATGCCGCCCTTCCTGGGGCAGGGGCTGTGCGCGGGCCTGCGGGACGCGGCGAACCTGTCGTGGAAGCTGGCCCTGGTGCTCGGCGGCGCGGCGGACGCGTCTCTGCTGGACACGTACGAGCAGGAGCGGCGCGCGCATGTGGCCGAGGTCATCCGGAGCTCGGACGCCATGGGCCGGGTGATGATGACGGGTGGACAGGTGCTGGCCCGGGCGCGCAACGCGCTCATCCAGATGCTCTACCGCATGCCCGTCACCGGGGAGTTCATCCGCCAGTACAAGATGAAGCCGATGATGCCGCTGGAGCAGGGCTTCCTCGTCAACGCCCGCCGCGCGAAGAAGAGCGCCCCCGAGGGCACCTACTTCCCGCAGCCGCGCGTGTCGCTGCCGGACGGAACGACCGCCCTGCTGGACGACGTGCTCGGCGAGGGCTTCGCGGTGCTCACGCGGCCCGGCGCCTCCCTGGAGGTGCAGCGCGAGGCGCGGGCGCTGGCGGAATCGCTCGGCGCGCGCTGGCTGCCGGTTTCCGCCGCGGAGCGCACCGGTTCCATCCGGGCGGAAGGCGTGGTGGACGTGGAGGGCCGGCTCGGCGCCTGGTTCGCGCGGCACGCGGCGGACTTCGTGGTGCTCCGTCCGGACCGCTACGTCTACGGCACCGCGGGGGGCCGCGAGTCCGGCCACCTGCACGGCTCGCTGCGCGGACGCATCCGCCCGCTCGAGCGCCGGGGCCACGGCCGCGTGCGGCGCGCGGGCTGA
- the menE gene encoding o-succinylbenzoate--CoA ligase, with amino-acid sequence MADNPGRLPCPIREGAERHPDAQALTFAGSAWTYRTLDVEVGRWVKSLEDRGIRAGERVALLATNHVASVCLFWALGRLGAVLAPLNARLTRAELSPMVEDIEPRLTLALGALIDRLPSAERLESFITTSTASSPQCASLAEDTPRVILFTSGTTGRPKGAVITEGNFRASCKASASNLGEHPAPRWLGTLPLFHVGGLAMLTRTAYEAGCLILHERFDADAVNRAIDSEGVSHASLVATTLERVLDARGDRRVPPTFQLALIGGGPVPVPLLERARAAGLLALQTYGLTEACSQVTTERPTDADGRTAGPPLPGMSIRIVGEDGSARGPGEEGDIEVRGPTVMAGYWRRPDATRDVLRDGWLRTKDVGVLDTRGRLTVLSRRTDLIVRGGENLYPAEIEAVLLNHPAVQEAAVVGIPDARWGEVPVAFLALRAGQPTPTAEALDAWCRQSLAGFKCPARFSWVDALPRNAMGKLERTVLRQRASADVKG; translated from the coding sequence ATGGCTGACAACCCGGGACGCTTGCCCTGTCCCATCCGCGAAGGCGCGGAGCGGCACCCGGATGCACAGGCGCTCACCTTCGCGGGCAGCGCGTGGACGTACCGCACGCTCGACGTGGAAGTGGGCCGTTGGGTGAAGTCCCTCGAAGACCGGGGCATCCGCGCGGGTGAGCGCGTGGCGCTGCTGGCAACGAACCACGTCGCATCCGTGTGCCTCTTCTGGGCCCTCGGCCGACTGGGCGCGGTGCTGGCTCCGCTCAACGCACGCCTCACGCGGGCCGAGCTGTCACCGATGGTCGAGGACATCGAGCCCCGTCTCACGCTCGCCCTGGGCGCGTTGATCGACCGGCTCCCCAGCGCCGAGCGACTGGAGTCCTTCATCACCACCAGCACCGCGTCGTCCCCCCAGTGCGCGTCGCTGGCCGAGGACACGCCCAGGGTCATCCTCTTCACGAGCGGAACGACGGGCCGCCCCAAGGGCGCGGTGATTACGGAGGGCAACTTCCGAGCTTCCTGCAAGGCCTCCGCGTCGAACCTGGGCGAACACCCCGCGCCCCGCTGGCTGGGCACGCTGCCGCTCTTCCACGTGGGCGGTCTTGCCATGCTCACGCGCACCGCCTACGAGGCCGGCTGCCTCATCCTCCACGAGCGCTTCGACGCGGATGCGGTCAACCGGGCCATCGACTCGGAAGGCGTCTCGCACGCGAGCCTCGTGGCCACCACGCTGGAGCGCGTGCTCGACGCGCGCGGAGACCGCCGCGTGCCGCCGACCTTCCAGCTCGCGCTCATCGGCGGAGGCCCCGTTCCCGTCCCACTGCTGGAGCGCGCACGCGCCGCGGGACTCCTGGCCCTCCAGACCTACGGCCTCACCGAGGCCTGCTCCCAGGTGACGACGGAGCGTCCCACCGATGCCGATGGCCGCACCGCCGGCCCGCCGCTTCCCGGCATGTCCATCCGCATCGTCGGCGAGGACGGCTCGGCACGGGGCCCCGGCGAGGAGGGCGACATCGAGGTGCGCGGCCCCACCGTCATGGCGGGCTACTGGCGCCGTCCGGACGCCACACGCGACGTCCTCCGAGACGGCTGGCTGCGCACGAAGGACGTGGGCGTGCTCGACACGCGCGGGCGCCTCACCGTGCTCTCACGCCGCACGGACCTCATCGTCCGGGGAGGAGAGAACCTCTACCCCGCCGAAATCGAAGCCGTGCTCCTGAACCACCCGGCGGTGCAGGAGGCCGCAGTGGTGGGCATCCCCGACGCGCGCTGGGGCGAAGTCCCCGTGGCCTTCCTCGCGCTCCGGGCCGGCCAGCCCACGCCCACCGCCGAGGCCCTGGACGCGTGGTGCCGCCAGTCGCTCGCGGGCTTCAAGTGCCCGGCGCGCTTCTCCTGGGTGGACGCGCTGCCCCGCAACGCCATGGGCAAGCTGGAGCGCACCGTGCTCCGCCAGCGCGCCTCCGCGGACGTGAAGGGCTGA
- the menC gene encoding o-succinylbenzoate synthase, with product MRIAQTSLTPLRLDLVQPLKTSRSTYAAREGFLVRLVDEAGRVGLGEAMPLPEFGTESLADCGATLEGWLSALHGQFLGDSVRAIEDTLSPFPPAVARGDGVRIRSRQTTPEGPMPASEHALELALLDLLAQRQGVPLCWLLAEEARTEVAVNALLGAGSPEALADEARKAVAEGYGTLKLKVAGRPLEEDEQRVKAVREAVGPDVKLRLDANGGWSEPEAKRALDKLGWYGLELVEQPTPPEDLAALWRVQRRSPCMVAADESLGSPEALRALLAVDPLLGGGPAVGAVVLKPMVLGGLLPCLVVAMRAARLGMQSYVTSSLDGVVARAGATHLAAALPSGALASGLAVGRLFAHEPATHPYRPLHGHIRLPQAPGLGLSPEMVG from the coding sequence ATGCGCATCGCCCAGACGTCGCTCACCCCGTTGCGGCTGGACCTGGTCCAGCCCCTGAAGACGTCCCGAAGCACGTATGCGGCGCGCGAGGGATTCCTCGTGCGGCTGGTGGACGAAGCAGGACGGGTAGGCCTCGGCGAGGCGATGCCATTGCCAGAGTTCGGCACCGAGTCGCTCGCCGACTGTGGCGCCACGCTGGAGGGCTGGCTCTCCGCGCTGCACGGGCAGTTCCTGGGCGACTCGGTGCGAGCCATCGAGGACACGCTGTCCCCATTCCCGCCCGCGGTGGCGCGAGGGGACGGCGTGCGCATCCGCTCCCGCCAGACGACGCCGGAAGGGCCGATGCCCGCGTCGGAGCACGCGCTGGAATTGGCATTGCTGGACCTGCTGGCGCAGCGGCAGGGCGTCCCGCTGTGTTGGCTGCTGGCGGAGGAGGCACGGACGGAGGTCGCGGTGAATGCGCTGCTCGGCGCGGGCAGTCCCGAGGCTCTGGCGGACGAGGCGCGCAAGGCGGTGGCCGAGGGCTATGGAACGCTGAAGCTGAAGGTGGCGGGCCGGCCGTTGGAGGAGGACGAGCAGCGCGTGAAGGCGGTGCGCGAGGCGGTGGGGCCGGACGTGAAGCTGCGGCTGGACGCGAATGGCGGCTGGTCCGAGCCCGAGGCGAAGCGCGCGTTGGACAAGCTGGGCTGGTACGGCCTGGAGTTGGTGGAGCAGCCCACGCCGCCGGAGGACCTGGCGGCGCTGTGGCGGGTGCAGCGTCGTTCGCCGTGCATGGTGGCGGCGGACGAGTCGCTCGGTTCGCCGGAGGCGCTGCGCGCGCTGCTGGCGGTGGACCCGCTGTTGGGCGGAGGCCCCGCGGTGGGCGCGGTGGTGCTCAAGCCGATGGTGCTGGGCGGACTGCTGCCGTGCCTCGTGGTGGCGATGCGCGCGGCGAGGCTGGGCATGCAGTCGTACGTCACCAGCTCGCTGGACGGAGTGGTGGCGAGGGCGGGAGCGACGCACCTCGCGGCGGCGCTGCCCTCGGGCGCATTGGCGTCGGGCCTCGCGGTGGGGCGACTGTTCGCGCACGAGCCCGCGACGCATCCGTATCGGCCCCTGCACGGGCACATCCGCCTGCCCCAGGCGCCAGGCCTCGGCCTGTCGCCCGAGATGGTGGGATGA